In Brachybacterium fresconis, the genomic stretch CCCTCGAGGACGCCAAGAACATGACCGCGACGCTGGCCAAGGGCGACCCCGCGGAGGGCGCCGTCATCGCGCAGTCGGCGCGGGGCATGGCCGCCGCGCTGTTCGCGAAGGCTCGGGAGACTTTCCATCGCGATCGGTGATCCTCCCTCGGGGCCGGGATCGCCTCACTCTCCCCCATCGCCGCCACTACCATCGGTGCCACGCCATCGGCGGTGAGCAGCCCCCTTCTCAGAGAAATCTGCCTCGGCGTCGGCGCCGGCACCCGGTGCCAGGCCGCACCGACGCTTCCGCGCACCGCGACGTGCCAGGCATTCGACGACGAACGAATCGAGGACCCATGAGCTCCCTCCGCACCTCTCGTCCCGGCCCGAAGCTGGCGGCCACCGCGATCGGGACAGTCGGGGTCGCGGCGCTCGGCGTCCGTGATCTCCTGCAGCGCCGGCACTCCATCCTGCGGATCTACCCCGTGCTGGGCCACGCCCGCTGGGCGGCCGAAGCGATCCGTCCCGAGATCCAGCAGTACTTCATCGAGTCCAACACCGACGGGCGCCCCTTCGACCGGGACGCCCGCACGATGATCTACCGGCGCGCCAAGGGCCTCGGCTCGGACGATGCGTACGGCACGCAGAACGACATCACGAGCGCGGGGTACGACCACATCCTCCATGCCTCGAGCCCGCTCGAGCCGATGAAGACACCGCCTCGGGTGCGCCTGGGCGGGCCCGACTGCACCCAGCCGTACGACACCTCGATGCTCAACATCTCCTCGATGAGTTTCGGGTCCCTGTCCGCGAACGCCGTGATGGCGATGAACTACGGTGCCAAGGAGGGTGGATTCGCGCAGGAGACCGGAGAGGGCGGCCTGTCCAAATATCACCTGAAGTACGGCGCCGACATCATCTGGGAATTCGGATCGGGCTACTTCGGCTGCCGCACCTCCGAGGGACACTTCGACCCCGACGAGTACGCCCGGAAGGCGAACAAGCCTGAGGTCAAAGGAACTCTGATCAAACTCAGCCAGGGTGCCAAGCCCGGGGTGGGCGGCGTGCTCCCGGCAGCCAAGATCACACCCGAGATCGCCGCGGCACGCGACGTCGCACAGGGCGAGGACTGCGTCAGCCCTGCGGCCCACACCGCGTTCTCCACCCCTGTTCAGATGATGCATTTCATCGCCCGGCTGCGCGAGCTGTCCGGTGGCAAGCCGGTCGGATTCAAGCTCTGCGTCGGCGACCGCGCGGAGGTCCTGTCCATGTGCAAGGCCATGCTGGAGACCGGCATTACTCCTGACTGGATCTCGGTCGACGGTGCCGAGGGAGGCACCGGCGCAGCACCGCTCGAACTCGAGGATCACGTGGGAACACCGCTGTCGGAAGGGCTGATGACCATTCAGAACGCGCTGGTCGGCACAGGTCTGAGAGAACGGATCGCGATCGGATGCTCGGGGAAGATCGCAGGCGGCAATGACATCGTCCGGAGAGTCGCCCTCGGCGCGGATTTCTGCAACGCGGCCCGTCCGATGATGATGGCCACCGGGTGCATCCAGGCCCAGCGGTGCAACACGAATACCTGCCCCAGCGGGGTGGCGACGCAGGACCACCGTCGCAGCCGTGCCGTCGTCGTCGAGGACAAGGGCCCGCGGGTGATGCGTTTCCAGCAGGAGACGGTGCAGTCGGCCCTGCAGCTGCTGGCCTCGATGGGTCTCGAATCGTTCGACGATCTCGGTCCGGATCATGTGCTGCGACGCATCGACCCGGCCCGGGTCGTGACCTACGGGGAGCTCTACACCTGGCTGGACGAGGGCGAACTGCTCAACGGCGCGTCGGACTCGGCGTGGGCGCACGATTGGGAGCTCGCCGACGCCCATCGCTTCCAGGGCGCGCGGCCGTCCCACCAGCGCCACCGCAAGCATCGTCGCGACACGGACGCCTCGGACGGATCCTCCGACGGCCGGTGATCGGTGACGACACAGCGCCCGGTGCCCCATGCCCCGCCATGAGTTCCGAAGCCATGACGAGATCAACCGCAGAACGACTCATGGTGATTGATCCTGTTCCTGCCCTGCGGGAGCGGACTTGCTATGAGCCTCTGGCCTCAACTCACCCTGACGCGCAGGGTCCGGGTCGAAGCCCTCACCTCTTACCTCCGGGTGCGCCCACTGCGTACAGTCCGATACCGAGACGTGAAAGAGGGAGCAATCTTGTGATGACCGCCGACCGCAGACCAGAGTTTCCCGCCCCGACTGCCCCTGCGGCCTCGCGCGACGACGTCCTGCTCCGCTACCTGGACTACTTCCGCGCGGTCCTGGTCTCCAAGCTGGACGGAATCGCCGACTCCGAGCTCCGCTCCAGCCGCCTGCCCAGCGGGTGGACGCCGCTCCAGCTCCTCTCCCACGTGATCCATGTCGAACGACGCTGGCTGGAATGGGGCTTCGAAGGGCGCGACGTGGCCGATCCGTGGGGCGATGAGCGCGACGGGGCCTGGTACGTCGGTCCCGATCATTCGGTATCCGACCTCCTGGGAGCGCTGAGCGCGCAGGCGGATCGCACCCGGACCATCGTCGACGCGCATGCCCTGGAGGAGAAAGGACGACCCGGACCGCGGTGGGACGGTGCCGAACCGGCGACCCTCGAGCGCGTGCTCCTGCATCTCGTGCAGGAGTACGCGCGGCACGTCGGCCACCTCGACATCATCCGTGAACTCATCGACGGTCGGACCGGCGAGGAGTAGCGCCCGGGGCGCGTCACGATCTCACGGGTGACGCAGGGGCGAACCGCTCCCAGACGCGGTGACCACCCAACAGGGACTGGATCTCTCCGAGCACCGCGAACGGCTCGTCCCCGAGGACGATGCCGGCGCCGCCGGACCCCGTGTGCGCCTCGAGCGCACCGCGTCCGTCGCCCCAGGCACCCATCGCCTTCGCGTGG encodes the following:
- a CDS encoding FMN-binding glutamate synthase family protein; amino-acid sequence: MSSLRTSRPGPKLAATAIGTVGVAALGVRDLLQRRHSILRIYPVLGHARWAAEAIRPEIQQYFIESNTDGRPFDRDARTMIYRRAKGLGSDDAYGTQNDITSAGYDHILHASSPLEPMKTPPRVRLGGPDCTQPYDTSMLNISSMSFGSLSANAVMAMNYGAKEGGFAQETGEGGLSKYHLKYGADIIWEFGSGYFGCRTSEGHFDPDEYARKANKPEVKGTLIKLSQGAKPGVGGVLPAAKITPEIAAARDVAQGEDCVSPAAHTAFSTPVQMMHFIARLRELSGGKPVGFKLCVGDRAEVLSMCKAMLETGITPDWISVDGAEGGTGAAPLELEDHVGTPLSEGLMTIQNALVGTGLRERIAIGCSGKIAGGNDIVRRVALGADFCNAARPMMMATGCIQAQRCNTNTCPSGVATQDHRRSRAVVVEDKGPRVMRFQQETVQSALQLLASMGLESFDDLGPDHVLRRIDPARVVTYGELYTWLDEGELLNGASDSAWAHDWELADAHRFQGARPSHQRHRKHRRDTDASDGSSDGR
- a CDS encoding DinB family protein — protein: MTADRRPEFPAPTAPAASRDDVLLRYLDYFRAVLVSKLDGIADSELRSSRLPSGWTPLQLLSHVIHVERRWLEWGFEGRDVADPWGDERDGAWYVGPDHSVSDLLGALSAQADRTRTIVDAHALEEKGRPGPRWDGAEPATLERVLLHLVQEYARHVGHLDIIRELIDGRTGEE